From a single Halictus rubicundus isolate RS-2024b unplaced genomic scaffold, iyHalRubi1_principal scaffold0463, whole genome shotgun sequence genomic region:
- the LOC143364321 gene encoding uncharacterized protein LOC143364321: MEAQFKGLISERGAAKAMLTIFRKFVESADVNADIVSFEKRVRKNEGLYDKFDRVQTQIEASVVGTPALETHLAEREQFENTYFNTLSHAERRLIAARGESASNSASTSNPTPTPSDSYPAIRLPVIKIPTFDGNCSQWIRFRDTFTSLVHDCDKLNDIDRFNYLVSSLSGPAARILESFGVSATNYKLAWSRLRQSRVCLRSHCKSR; the protein is encoded by the coding sequence ATGGAAGCTCAATTCAAAGGTTTAATTTCCGAACGCGGGGCCGCTAAGGCTATGCtgacaatttttagaaagttcgTAGAGTCAGCCGATGTCAACGCGGACATAGTATCTTTCGAGAAGCGCGTTCGAAAAAATGAGGGTCTATACGACAAATTTGATAGAGTTCAAACGCAAATTGAAGCATCCGTCGTAGGAACTCCTGCATTGGAAACGCATCTTGCTGAGCGTGAGCAATTTGAAAACACGTATTTTAACACTCTTTCTCACGCCGAAAGGCGATTGATTGCTGCTCGCGGTGAATCTGCAAGTAATAGTGCATCAACTAGCAATCCTACTCCTACGCCTTCAGATTCGTACCCCGCGATTCGTTTGCCCGTAATAAAGATTCCCACCTTCGATGGCAATTGTAGTCAGTGGATTCGATTTCGGGACACTTTCACATCACTAGTTCACGACTGCGACAAATTGAACGACATAGATCGATTCAACTATTTAGTTTCTTCGTTGTCCGGTCCGGCTGCGCGAATACTAGAGTCATTTGGCGTGTCAGCCACAAATTACAAGTTAGCTTGGTCGCGTTTAAGGCAGAG